GAAGCCATCGCCGTCGTCGAGAAGTCGGCCACCTTCCCGACGGACGCCCTCGGGGCGGCCCTGGTCACGGAGGTGCGCGGCCGGCTGGCCCAGGCGGACGGCGACGACGAGTCCGCGCTCGCCCTGCTGCTGGAGACGGGCGCGCGGTTGGACGCCATCGGCCTGCGCAGCCCGGTGGTCTCCGCGTGGCAGACACGCGCGGCGGTCGTCGCGGCCGGTCTCGGACGCCGTGACGTCGCCACGCGGCTCGCCGCGGTTGCCCGGCAACGGGCGCGCCGCACCGGATCGGGGCGCTGCATCGGCCGGGCGCTGCACACGGCCGGCGTGGTCGCCGAACCCGGCCCCGCCGCCATCGCCGACCTCGAGGCGGCCGTGGCCGTGCTGGCCGGTACCCACGCCCGCCTCGACGAGGCGGCGGCCCGCTGCGACCTGGGCGTCGCGCTCCACCGCTGCGGTGACCGCACCGGCGCGCGCCGCCGGCTCGTCGAGGCCATCGATCTCGCCGAGCGGGCCGGCGCCGTCCCGCTGCGTGAGCGGGCACGGCGGGAGTTGCGGGGTGCCGGCGGCCGGTACCGCCCGCCGCGCCCGCTCGAGGGACTCCCCGCACTGACGCCGTCGGAGCGTCGGATCGTCGGGCTCGCGGCGAGCGGGCGCACGAACGCCGCCATCGCCCGTGAGTTGTTCGTAACCCCGAAGACCGTCGAATGGCACCTGGGGAACGCCTACCGCAAGCTCGGCGTGTCGTCGCGGCGGGACCTGCCGGGCCCCGAGCTGCTTTGCGAACCGGCCGGCTGACGGCGTCGAGCACGTTGCTACGGTGCGGCCATGGATGCGACGCCGTGGCTGTCCGACGACGAGCAACGCGCCTGGCGCGGGCTGGCCGCCGTGTTCCTGCGCTTGCCGGGCGCGCTGGAAGGCCAGTTGCAGCGGGACGCGGGCCTGTCGCACTTCGAGTACTGGGTGATGGCACTGCTCAGCGAGGCCGACGGCCGGGCACGGCGGCTCCGGGATCTCGCCGCGCAGGCGAACTGCTCGCTGTCCCGGCTCTCGCATGTCGTGACGCGGCTGGAGCGCCGCGGCTGGGTGGTGCGCGAGCCGGTACCCGACGACGCCCGCAGCACCTACGCGGTCCTGACCGAGGACGGGTTCACCCAGGTCGTCGCGGCGGCCCCCGGACACGTCCGGGCCGTCCGGTCCCTCGTGTTCGACGCCTTGGACACCGCGGACGTGGCCGACCTCGAGCGGATCTGCTGGGCGATCGTGGCCCGGCTGGACACGGACGCCTACGCACCGCGCGCCTGACGGCAGGTCCGGCGGGTCAGGTCCGGCGACGGACCAGCAGCACGGCCGAGCCGACCCCGCCGGTGACGGCGGTCGCGGTCCCGCCCATCGCGAGGTAGCCGGCCAGGGCGAGCGAGTCGGCGGTACAGGCACCCTCACGCGTGCACGGGTGCAGCAACGCCAGGACGGCGGCGACCATCACCGCGAGTCCGCCCGCGAAGGCCAGCCCCCAGGCCAGCCACATGGCGCGTGACGGGCGACGGATCGTGGACCGGTCCTGCATCCTGCCCCGTGCGTCGGCGACTCGGCGTGGACCGGACCGTACCCAACCGGGGACGCGAATCGTGGCGGGCAGGCGGGTGCACCATCCTCTCCTGTCCGGGCGGACGTGGCCAGGAGGTCATGGCCGGGAGGCGGGACCCGCCCCCTGTCTCCGACCGCGGTCGTAGGTCAGCATGGGGTCATCCGAAACGGGGGTTCCCGCCTCGTGTCCGAACGGGTCTCGTCCGGACACCGCCCCCCGGCCAGCGGCCCGCCCGGGTCACCGTCCGGAGGGTGGCGGGGGCGCGACCACCTCACCGGCCCGGTGGGTGACGCTTCCCCAAGCACCTCCCAGCCGCGCGGCTGGGACCCCTGACCAAGGAGATCGACACATGCTGCTCCGTAAACGCTTCCTCTCGCTCGCCGCGGTCGCCGGCCTGGCCCTCGCGGGCGTCGCCTGCGACGACGGTGGCACCGCCGAGGACACCGGCACGACCGACACCGGGACGACCGAGGACACCGGCACCGAGGACCTGGGTGGCGAGACCGGCGCGGAAACCGGCACCGAGGACACCGGCGCCACCGACGACGCCACCGGTGGCGACACGATGGAGGACACGGAGACCGAGGGCTGATCCGCTCTCCGAACGACCTTCGCGCGACACCCACCGCCGTTCGGCGGTGGGTGTCGCCGTCGTATGCCTGGGCGGCGCGGCCTAGTCGGCGAGCAGGCGCTTGGCCAGCGAGCGCACACCCTCGAGGTCGCCGCCGGCCGCCGTGGCTGCGTGCAGCGTCGCGTGGTCGTCGCCCGGGCGCAGGGGCAGCAGGTCGTCGCCCTCCAGGGTGACGACGATGCCACCGGCCTCCTCGACGAGCAGCGAGCCCGCGGCGATGTCCCAGACGTGGGGGACGACCGCGACCGACGCGGCCGCCACCCCTTCGGCGACGAGGGCGAGGTCCAGGGCCGTGGAGCCCATCACGCGCGGGTTCAGGGCCACACCCGCCCGCCGGGCCCGCCGAGCGGTGCCGGTGGTGAGCATGACCGGGACGTGACCCATGGTGGCGTCGTCCCAGGCGACGGGACGGCGCACGTGGACCGTGGCACCGTCGCGACGCGTGCCTTCGCCCCGCACCGCCTCGTAGCGCCGCGACAGGGCGGGGGCGTCCACGGCGCCGAGCACCACCTCACCCCGGTAGGTGAGGGCGACCGCGACGCACCAGTACGGCAATCCGGCGGTGAAGTTCGAGGTCCCGTCGATCGGGTCGATGACCCAGCACCACTCGCGATCGGGAACCACGGTGTCGTGTTCCTCGCTGAGGATCCCGTGGCCGGGCAGCACGCGGCCGATCGCGGCTCGCAGGCGTTCGTCGGCCTCGTGATCCAGGTCCGTGACCGGCGTGCCGTCCGCCTTCGCGCTCGCCTCGACACGTCCGCTGGCCTGGCGCAGGTCGACACCGAGCGCGTCCAACGTGGGGTGGAGCAGCCCACGGGCATGCTCGATCACCAGGCGCACGTCGGCGGGCAGCGGCGTCACGGCGGTCCTCAGCGGGGGATGTCGGCACCCTACCCGCCGAGGTCGGGGCCGTTCGGTGGGCGACGGACGCCTGGCCGTTCGCGTCGACGCCTACGGCACCGTAACTTACTCTCTCGTAGCCAGACCCCCGTCCCCGAGGGAGCCCGCGTGTCCTCCGTCACTGCGTCCCGTCCTGCTCCGGAGCCCGACACGCCCGTCCGTGGCGTCGAACTGGCCTCGCCCCGCGCCGTGCGCTGGCAGCGGCTGTCGATCCTGCTGATCGTGGCGCTGCCCCTGCTCGGTCTCGGCGCCGCGCTGTGGTGGGGGTGGGGACGCGGGATCGGCGCCGTCGACCTCGGGCTGTTCCTCGGCTTCTACGTCTTCACGGGGTTGGGCATCACGGTCGGCTTCCACCGGCTGTTGACCCACCAGAGCTTCCGGGCGCCGCAGTGGGTCCGGGTGCTGTTCGCGGTCGCCGGGTCGATGGCCATCCAGGGCGCCGTCATCGACTGGGTCGCCACGCACCGCCGTCACCACGCCTACTCGGACCGGCCCGGCGATCCGCACTCGCCGCACGTGGACTTCGAGGACGGCTTCCGAGGTCTGCTCAAGGGCCTGTGGCACGCGCACGTCGGCTGGCTCGTCTCGCCCGAGCAGACCGTGCAGCAGGCCTGGGCGCCCGACCTGCTCAAGGACAAGGCGATCCTGCGGGTCAACCGGCTGTTCCCGTGGCTGATCCTCGCCACCTTCCTCCTGCCGGCCGTGCTGGGTGGTCTGCTGACGATGTCGTTCGCCGGTGCGCTCACCGGCTTCCTGTGGGGCGGTCTCGTCCGGATCTTCCTGCTCCACCACGTGACCTGGTCGATCAACTCGATCTGCCACGTCTTCGGTACCCGCCCGTGGGCCGCGCACGACGAGAGCCGCAACAACCCGGTCATGGCCCTGCTCGGCTTCGGCGAGGGCTGGCACAACGGCCACCACGCGTTCCCGGCCTCGGCCCGCCACGGGCTGCGCTGGTGGGAGTTCGACGTGTCGTGGGTCGTGATCCGCACCCTGCAGGTGCTGCGGCTCGCGCGTGACATCAAGCTGCCCTCGACGGCCCAACTCGAGCGCCGTACCCGTCGCGCCCGCGCCCGCGCGTAGTCGCGCCCGCGCGTAGCCGCGCCCCGGGCGGGTAGCGTGCCGGGCCAGACCATCGCCGGCGCTGAGGGGGCGTGCGTGACCACGGTCAGGCGGGTGCGCATGACGGCGCCCGAGCGGCGCGAGCAGTTGATCGGCGTCGCACGGTCCGTCTTCGCCGAACGCGGCTACCAGGGTGCGGCCATCGAGGAGATCGCCGACCGCGCGGGTGTGTCCAAGCCGGTGGTCTATCAGCACTTCGGCGGCAAGGAGGGCCTGTACGCGGTCGTCGTCGACCGTGAGGTCCGCCGGCTGACCAGTGCGATCGCCGGCTCGTTCGACGCGATCCACCCGCGGCTCGTCGCCGAGTCCGCGGCCGACGCGTTCCTCGCCTACATCGAGGAGCACGAGGACGGCTTCCGGGTGCTCGTCCGCGACGCCCCCGTCGGCGCCAGCGACGGCACCCTCGCCTCCGTGCTCGACGACGTGGCCGTCCGCGCCGAACGGCTGCTGGTCGACGAGTTCGGCGAACGGGGCTTCGACGAGAACACCGCGCCCATGTACGCACGCATGCTGGTGGGCGCGGTGGCCCTGGTCGGCGAGTGGTGGCTGGAGGTCCGCGAGCCGCCGCGCGAGGTCGTGGCGGCCCACGTCGTGAATCTGTTGTGGAACGGCCTGCGCCACCTCGACCCGGCACCCACGACCCGCCTCCGCGACGACCGGCTGCGTGGCCACGCCAGCGCGGCCGAGGAGGATCCCGCATGATCCCGCGCCCCGAGCCGCAACTGATCGCCCGCCTCCAGGGCTTCGGCACGACGATCTTCAGCGAGATGACCGCGCTGGCGATCGCGCACGACGCCGTCAACCTCGGCCAGGGCTTCCCCGACGAGGATCCGCCCGCGGCGATGGTCGAGGCGGCGGCGCAGGCGATGCGTGCGGGCCACAACCAGTACGCACCCGGGCCGGGCGTGCCCGCCCTGCGGCAGGCCGTCGCCGACCACCAGAAGCGCTTCCACGGCCTCGACCACGACCCGGACACCGAGGTGACTGTCACGTTCGGCGCCACCGAGGCGATGGCCGCCAGCCTGCTCGCCCTGTGCGAGGTCGGCGACGAGGTGATCGTGCTCGAGCCGACCTACGACGCCTACACGGCCATCATCACCCTCGCGGGTGCGGTGGAGGTGCGGGTCCCGCTGCGCCCGCCGCACTTCACCCTCGACCTCGACGCGCTGGCAGCCGCCATCACCCCACGGACGCGCGCGATGGTGCTCAACACCCCCCACAACCCGACCGGCACCGTGCTGCTGCCCGACGAGTTGGACACGATCGCCGCGCTGTGCGTGGAGAACGACGTGATCGCGCTGACCGACGAGGTGTACGAGCACCTCGTCTACGACGGTCGCCACGTGCCGCTGGCCACGCGTCCCGGCATGCGCGAACGGACCGTCACCATCTCTTCGGCCGGCAAGACCTTCTCCTGCACCGGCTGGAAGACCGGCTGGGCGTGCGCCGCGCCGCCGTTGACGCGGGCGCTGCGCACCACCAAGCAGTTCCTCTCCTTCGCGGGCGGTACCCCGCTGCAGCACGCCGTCGCGGTCGGCCTGGGCGCCGAGGACGCGGTCTACGACGGTGTCCGCGAGCGGCACCGGCGCCGCCGCGACCTCGTCGTCGACCGGCTCCTGGCCGCCGATCTGCCCGTGCACCGCCCCGCCGGCGGGTACTTCGTCACCCTCGACGTCGCCGCGCTCGGCCACGACGACGGGGAGACGTTCTGCCGCTGGGCGCCGGAGGCGCTCGGCGTCGCGGCCGTACCGGTCAGCGCGTTCGTCCGTGACCCGGGGCCGGTGCGTACGCTCGTGCGACTGGCCATCTGCAAGCCCGACGCCGTGCTCGAGGAAGGGCTGGACCGGCTCCTCCGCGCGCGCGAGCATCGGCCGTAGCCGTCGTCGTCGACCGATCGGAGCGCCGCGATGAGGATCGCCGCCGTGCAGCACGACATCGTGTGGGAGGACCGCGAGGCGACCCTGCGCCACCTCGACGACCGCGTGGCCGGCGCGGTGGCCGGCGGCGCCCGACTGGTCGCGTTCACGGAGATGTTCGCGACCGGCTTCTCCATGAACACGCACACGACCGCGGAGGCGCCGGATGGGCCGACCGTCACGTGGATGGTCGACCAGGCCGCCCGGCACGACGTCTGGGTGGCCGGGTCGCTGGCGATGCGCCTGCCCGAGCGCGAGTTGCCCGTCAACGCCCTGTGCGTGGTCTCGCCCGGTGGCGAGGTGCACCGCTACGACAAGATTCACCCCTTCAGCTACGCCGGCGAGCACGAGCGGTTCGGGGCCGGCGACCGGTTCGTCACCGTCGACGTCGAGGGAGTCCGACTGACGCCGTTCGTCTGCTACGACCTGCGCTTCGCCGACGAGTTCTGGGCGTGCGCCGCGACCACCGACGCCTACCTGGTGGTGGCGAACTGGCCGGCGCCCCGCCGCCACCACTGGCGGGCGCTGCTGGACGCCCGCGCGATCGAGAACCAGGCGTACGTGGTCGGCGTGAACCGTGTCGGCGAGGGCGGCGGACTCAGCTACACGGGCGACAGCCGGATCGTCGACCCGCTCGGTGAGGTCCTCGTGTCCGGAGCCGGCGGTGAGACGGTGCTGTTCGCCGATCTCGACCCGCACGTGGTCGCCAAGGTCCGCGACCAGTTGCCGTTCCTGCCCGACCGGCGCACCGGCTGACCTCGGTCCGGCTACCGGACCGTGAGCGACACGTCCCGGCCCGCGGACCGGCCGGCCGCGTTGTAGGCCATGACCCGCAGCGTCACGGTCTTGCCGCGCGGCAGGCCGGTGACGACGGCCGGCGACGTCTTCACCGTCGCCAGCGTCGCGGTGGACGCGCAGCCCGCCACGCACTTGACCCGGTAGCCCTTGACCGGCGCGGCCGTCGTGGACGCCGCCGGCGTGAACCGGACCTCGACCCGCCCGCTGCCCAGCGCGGTGGCGCTCGCACCGCCGGGGCGCGCCGGGCGGTCGATGGGCCTGACCTCGACGGTGACGGCCTTCGACGTGCCGGCCTGGTTGACCGCGCGCACGCCGAAGGTCGCCGTCGTGCCGGTCGGCAGGCCGGTCAGGGTGTGCGTGGTCGTCTCCGGCGGGAGCTTCGCGACCGTGGTGCCATTCACCTGGACGCGCAGACTCGTCGTCGGCGTGGTCGGGTGTGGCCACGCCAGCCGTACCGCGCCCGGCCCCGCCACCTTGCCGGTCAGCGACGCCGGTGGTGCGGGTGCCGGATGGGTCGCCGGCGACGTGGTGCTCGGATAGGTCGCGAAGTTCTGCGTGAGGTAGATGGCGCTGCCGTAGGCGGCCGGGGCGCAGGCGAAGCCGAGCCCGACGTGCGTCGACGTGGCCCGCATGATGTTGGCGTGGTGGCCGGGCGAGTCCACCAGCTGCTGGTGCAGGGCCCGCACCGAGTCCAGCCCCCGTTCCGGGTAGCGGTAGGCGATGTTCTCCGAGCCGCTCGTCGCGCCGGCCGGGTACTGGCCGAAGTACGACGGGTTGTGCGCGAACGTGCCGGTGGAGGCCATGTTGCGCGACCAGGTGCGGGCGACGTCGTGCAGCCCCTCGAGCGGTGCGACGGGCGCGACCCCGCCCGCGGCGCGCGTCTCGTTGATCAACTCCAGCGCGAGCCGCTCCATCCGCGCCGCCGTCTCCGTGCACGCGACGGTCGTGGCGTTCGCCGGGACGCTCGTGGCGCCGGCGAGCAGCAGCACGGCCATGAGCGCGGTGACGGTTCGTCGGAGCATCGCGGGCGATCCTGGTCGGCAGCGGCGGTCGCTCGTCCAACTCGTCGACCGTCGATGCGCCAGCCTTGAGCGCCCGCGCGCTGGGGCGACAGCCGCCTCACCTCGTGAGCAGGGACGGTTCGTCGATCCCGGCCAGCTTGTACGGGTTGTTGACCGCGTAGAGGTGCGTGATGCGGCCGTCGGCGACGACGAGGCTGACCACGGCGACGGCTTCTCCGTCGAGGTCGAGCCGGGCCGCCGGGGCGCCGTTCAGCCAGATGGTCTGGATGCGGGCGCCGGGTG
This is a stretch of genomic DNA from Egicoccus sp. AB-alg2. It encodes these proteins:
- a CDS encoding aminotransferase class I/II-fold pyridoxal phosphate-dependent enzyme, with protein sequence MIPRPEPQLIARLQGFGTTIFSEMTALAIAHDAVNLGQGFPDEDPPAAMVEAAAQAMRAGHNQYAPGPGVPALRQAVADHQKRFHGLDHDPDTEVTVTFGATEAMAASLLALCEVGDEVIVLEPTYDAYTAIITLAGAVEVRVPLRPPHFTLDLDALAAAITPRTRAMVLNTPHNPTGTVLLPDELDTIAALCVENDVIALTDEVYEHLVYDGRHVPLATRPGMRERTVTISSAGKTFSCTGWKTGWACAAPPLTRALRTTKQFLSFAGGTPLQHAVAVGLGAEDAVYDGVRERHRRRRDLVVDRLLAADLPVHRPAGGYFVTLDVAALGHDDGETFCRWAPEALGVAAVPVSAFVRDPGPVRTLVRLAICKPDAVLEEGLDRLLRAREHRP
- a CDS encoding nitrilase-related carbon-nitrogen hydrolase — protein: MRIAAVQHDIVWEDREATLRHLDDRVAGAVAGGARLVAFTEMFATGFSMNTHTTAEAPDGPTVTWMVDQAARHDVWVAGSLAMRLPERELPVNALCVVSPGGEVHRYDKIHPFSYAGEHERFGAGDRFVTVDVEGVRLTPFVCYDLRFADEFWACAATTDAYLVVANWPAPRRHHWRALLDARAIENQAYVVGVNRVGEGGGLSYTGDSRIVDPLGEVLVSGAGGETVLFADLDPHVVAKVRDQLPFLPDRRTG
- a CDS encoding CAP domain-containing protein codes for the protein MLRRTVTALMAVLLLAGATSVPANATTVACTETAARMERLALELINETRAAGGVAPVAPLEGLHDVARTWSRNMASTGTFAHNPSYFGQYPAGATSGSENIAYRYPERGLDSVRALHQQLVDSPGHHANIMRATSTHVGLGFACAPAAYGSAIYLTQNFATYPSTTSPATHPAPAPPASLTGKVAGPGAVRLAWPHPTTPTTSLRVQVNGTTVAKLPPETTTHTLTGLPTGTTATFGVRAVNQAGTSKAVTVEVRPIDRPARPGGASATALGSGRVEVRFTPAASTTAAPVKGYRVKCVAGCASTATLATVKTSPAVVTGLPRGKTVTLRVMAYNAAGRSAGRDVSLTVR
- a CDS encoding acyl-CoA desaturase, with the translated sequence MSSVTASRPAPEPDTPVRGVELASPRAVRWQRLSILLIVALPLLGLGAALWWGWGRGIGAVDLGLFLGFYVFTGLGITVGFHRLLTHQSFRAPQWVRVLFAVAGSMAIQGAVIDWVATHRRHHAYSDRPGDPHSPHVDFEDGFRGLLKGLWHAHVGWLVSPEQTVQQAWAPDLLKDKAILRVNRLFPWLILATFLLPAVLGGLLTMSFAGALTGFLWGGLVRIFLLHHVTWSINSICHVFGTRPWAAHDESRNNPVMALLGFGEGWHNGHHAFPASARHGLRWWEFDVSWVVIRTLQVLRLARDIKLPSTAQLERRTRRARARA
- a CDS encoding inositol monophosphatase, with product MTPLPADVRLVIEHARGLLHPTLDALGVDLRQASGRVEASAKADGTPVTDLDHEADERLRAAIGRVLPGHGILSEEHDTVVPDREWCWVIDPIDGTSNFTAGLPYWCVAVALTYRGEVVLGAVDAPALSRRYEAVRGEGTRRDGATVHVRRPVAWDDATMGHVPVMLTTGTARRARRAGVALNPRVMGSTALDLALVAEGVAAASVAVVPHVWDIAAGSLLVEEAGGIVVTLEGDDLLPLRPGDDHATLHAATAAGGDLEGVRSLAKRLLAD
- a CDS encoding MarR family winged helix-turn-helix transcriptional regulator, which encodes MDATPWLSDDEQRAWRGLAAVFLRLPGALEGQLQRDAGLSHFEYWVMALLSEADGRARRLRDLAAQANCSLSRLSHVVTRLERRGWVVREPVPDDARSTYAVLTEDGFTQVVAAAPGHVRAVRSLVFDALDTADVADLERICWAIVARLDTDAYAPRA
- a CDS encoding TetR/AcrR family transcriptional regulator, which translates into the protein MTTVRRVRMTAPERREQLIGVARSVFAERGYQGAAIEEIADRAGVSKPVVYQHFGGKEGLYAVVVDREVRRLTSAIAGSFDAIHPRLVAESAADAFLAYIEEHEDGFRVLVRDAPVGASDGTLASVLDDVAVRAERLLVDEFGERGFDENTAPMYARMLVGAVALVGEWWLEVREPPREVVAAHVVNLLWNGLRHLDPAPTTRLRDDRLRGHASAAEEDPA